Below is a genomic region from Neovison vison isolate M4711 chromosome 9, ASM_NN_V1, whole genome shotgun sequence.
GGCCGGTACCCTTCCGCCTTCCCTGGCAGCACAGGAGGCCATCCTGTGCTGTCCACATTCCGTTTGCCAGGATAAACtgcttctgcccttcccaccacctgcctcccccCCGCCCACACCTGGAGGGGTGCGTGTGTGCAAGCTGATGCATCTGAGCCGGCTCCTCCTACCCAGACAGGGgtctccccatctccctttcccctcctgcccccccactcttcatctctctccccctgccctccttctccccccctccttgtccttcccctccctccactcctcctgtctcctcccctgtcccactctccctcctcttcctccttccccttcttggtCCCATTCTTGTGGCTGCTCCAAGGAAACTGGAGGCCCAGCAGACGGGAGGAAGCCTGAAGCCTGCAGCAGGGCAGCTGCTGGTCATCCAGAGGCTGACTGGAGCCAGGAAGTGTGGTCCTTGGCGGCTGAGGCACCACCCCTGCCCTGTAAGTGCCCACGTGACTGAGAGCTCTGGGGCCTGCCCTCAGGCTTAGGACATGCCACCCCAGGAGCCCATGCCCTGACCTGCCTGTACACTGAAGCCAGGCTGGGTGGCAGTGGCCTAAGGCCGGTGATCAGGGTGCTGACGCTGCCTGAGGGGCAGGAGCCCTTTGTGAAGTCACTGCAGAGGTGCCCAGCCCTGGCCCGTTCCCTGGAGGGACCCCGAGGGCACGTGCAAATTAGGGGAAAGCGGACAGTGTGCTTGCAAAGCAACTACCCAGACGTGAGTGGGACATGGGAGACCCTGAGGGCCGGGGCAGGCACCTAGAGCTCAGAGCACCCCAGGTTGGGGGGGCAGACACCTGTTCCAGCATGTAGAGGGGGAACTGTGTAGGCGAGACCCCTGGGGACTGTAGGGGAATCTGGCCAGCACAAAGTAACCCCCATTCGCCTCCCACCTCCTGCTGGGGCCCCCTGGGGTGGAGCCCAACTGTGCAGGGGGCCAGGGGGCATTgacattgtccatgcagcttggGCTGCCTCCATGGTCAGCAGGTGGAGGCCCGGAAcacctgagattctttctcctcccctgagGACGGGGCCCAGGGTTAGGAAGCACCCCGGGGGGCAGGAACCTGACTGGGCTGGGCCTGGCGGAGAGATGGTCAGCAGCCCTGACCAACCATAACCAGTGAGAGTTTACTGGAAGGGTACTGGGGCTCCTGGATTAGCAGGATGCTGGAGAACCAAGAGAGTGGGTACAGGGCAGCCTCGGCGGTCTGGTGAACAGGAACAGAACGAGAACCTCCAGGGAAAGAAGTGTTGGGTCTGAGCCAACCAGCCTCTGAGTCCTAGCCCTCCTCCCGGAGGCTCAGAACCCTGGGCCGGCCAGGGGGGCTGATGGGCAAGGTGGCAGCCCCCACACCGGTGCCCCTTGGTCTCCACAGCGTGACGCTGGGAGGCGGTGAGGCAGGGAAGCCAGACGAGGCTCCAGGCGGAGTTTCCGCTGTGGCTGTGGATAAGGCAGGCCGTGCCAGCACACAGACCCCTGCCACGGGCTGCAGACGTGGTGGCGTGGCAGAGAGGCCTCAGGCTCTAGCGCACCTGCAGGTCGAAGCGACTTTACTCCCTCATTCATCCACAGCTATGAACCGAGCACCTTCTGCGCCGGAGCGGGGGAATCCGAAGCCGTCAGGCCCCTGGTAGTGCCTGCTGTCCCCGAGCTTAGAGTGTGCAGGGCAGAGACAATAcgtaaacacagaagaaaatgcaGATTAAGGTCACAGCCTGGAGGAAAGAGACTGGGTGGAGTGGGCTGTAGACTGCGGCTTGAGGAGGGGGCAGAAGCCACAAGCTGCCCGGGGAGCGGCCGGCTCTGGCCGGTGCTGGAAATGCCATGGGACCAGCGGGCCGGGTGGCGTCTGGTGCCGGGATGGCTCCAGGTGCCGGGGCGTGTCACATTTGTTGTCCCTGAGGTTGGCCCCCCGGCTGTGAGGCCGAGGACATAGGGAGCCAATGGGTGAAGGCCCTGGTGAGGGACGTGCTGGGGGCCAGTGCATTTTCCATGGGTGGAGGGGCTGCCCTGCACCTGGGGGGCTCCTCAGGGCGTCCGAGGCTGTGGTTATTTGGGCCTTGGTCAGGCCTGCGGTTGGCGTGGGCACctgtcctgcccccaccctggcctTGGAGTGGGGGCGACAGACTCCTTTGGCCTTCCTGTCCCCCAGCCGGGGAGGTGCGTTTGGGAGAAGATTTTGTACGTATTTGTCACTTGTATttatgcgttttttttttttttttaagattttatttatttgacagagaccacaagtaggcaaagaggcagagagagagagaggaggaagcaggctcccctcggagcagagagcccgatgcggggctcgatcccaggaccctgggatcatgacccgagccgaaggcagaggctttaacccactgagccacccaggagccctgtatTTATGCGTTTTAAACAACGTCTCGGTCACACACGAAGTCACTTTTTCGCTGTCAGCTCTGTGAGTTTATAGACAGACGCAGATGCGTGGCCACAATCCCAGGTCCGACAGTGGCTGCGTGCCCTTCTGCTGGCCGCCAAGCCTACCCACCCCCTGGCCCACCACTGCCGAGCAGCTTCCTGTTCCTGGGCACCTGCGAGTTCTGGAAGGTTCTAGAAAGGTATCCCCATCTTCCTGAAAAGGCCTCTGTCACCCAGGAAGCGATCGGGATTTTCCAAGCGCGTTACCTGAGTGGATGGTTTGCGCCTTCTACGCCCTCCTGCCATGGACGGTTTGTCATCCACGTGGCCACGGGGGACACTGGGTGGCTTCTGCTTCCGGGTAGTTTTGAATAAAGCCCTCCAAACACCCACGCGCAGgggttttttcaatttttcatttttctcatgtaaACACGGAGGTGTGTGATGTTAAATTGTCCGGGAAATGAGTGTGTCCCTTTCTGAGAACCCAGCACACGGTTCCCAGGGCCCCGGCCCCGCGTTCTCATGCCTGGGCAGCGAGGACTTGGGGACGGCGACCCGCAGCCCTAGAGCTGTGGCGTGTCTCAGAGCGGCCTCGCCTTGCCCGTCCCTTGACTCACGGATGCGTTTTCCCATGTTTGTTTTCCACCTGGACGTCGTCTTTGGTGAAGTGGCTTTTCaaatctttgctctttttttttttttttttttttagttgaactGCTTGTTTTTCTTATCATTGCATCTGGAGAGTTCTTCATAGATTCAGGAtttaagtcctttatcagatgcaCGTTCTGTAAACATGGGACCTGGCGGCGAGCTGGGATCCCCTGAAACCCAGCGCAGGCGGCCCTCAGaagcccccctcctcccctccctccccgctgCGGGCCCTGTAGGCCCCTCCACGCCGGAGCAGTCGGCAGCGCTGGCCTTGCCCGGGCCGCCCGCCCCCGATCAGAGGTGTCTGGGTCGTGTGCCCCAAGGCCAGCAGGTGGTCCTCCCGTGGAGGGCGCCGTCTGCCCGCACAGGACAGGTCACGCAGGAGGCCTGACCAGTGAGCCCCCAGCAGCCCACGGTGCCGCCCTGGCGACACTCACGCCCGCATGCTTATGCAACCTTTGATAAGACACTTGTGACGCCATAATCCACCCTAAGCGGCGGCTCAGCTCCGCCCTCCAGACCGGCCTGGAGACCCGGTGCGTGCCAGCGGGGCCTAGAGTGAGGGGTTACCCAGGCCTCTGATGTCCCCTCCGTCACAGCTGGGCTGACCCACGGTGACTCCACTCTTGTGTGTGGTGTTTTGGGGGGGTATGGACAAGTGAGGACTTTGGGGACCCAGACCCTGAGTAGGGTCCATGAGCTGGAGCACCCCCATGTGGCCCgggcccccggcccccggcctcAGCCAGTCCAGAGGTGGACGGAGGCCAAGATGAGGTCTCTGCTTGGTCCTCGGCGACGGGCTGGCAGGTGTGGATCGGAGAGGTGAAAGGGGAGAGTCCGCCTCTCTGGAGCCCTCCAGGAAATGACCCCCGGGGCTGGTGGGGGACCTTGCGTGGCTGTGCAGGACAATGGACAATGGGGGCTGAGTTTCCGGAGCCAAGTGCATCTGCTGCCCCACGGCCCCTCGGCTAAGCCCGCTGGCGGGCTGGGCTATAAAGCCTGGCCTCCTGGGGCTGGGATTCCCAGCCGGGAGCCGGGGGGGCAGGCATGGCCTTGAAGCGCGTCCTGCTGGGCCAGGTCCTGCTGCTGCTCTGGGTGTCCGTGGCTGGGGCCGAGGTTCTGCTGCAGCCAGATTTTGATGCCAAGAAGGTAACAAAGGCCCCTGTGCTGTGGCGCGGGTGGGCATGGGGGCTGAGCCCCACGGGATAACAGGGTGGCACCCACGGTGGACTTGCTCTGGGCCTTGAACCCGCCGACCCTCGGACCCTCTCTCCATTTAATCCTGGAACAACCGTGTGGGGGTAATTACTGACCCATTTCACAGTTGGGGGAACAGAGGTCATGCGACCTGTCCAGGTAGGTGGCAGAACGGGGATATGGGCACGGAGAGCCCCAGCTGCGTGGTTCCAGACTAGCCTGTGTGGCCGTGTGCTTCGTGGCCCCGGTCCCAGGGCAAAGCCACCGAGCTGCTTTGCAGTTCTCAGGCCGCTGGTACGTGGTCTCCGTGGTCTCCGACTGCAAGGTCTTCCTGGGCAAGAAGGACCACCTGCTGATGTCCACTAGGACCATCGAGGCCATGGCGGGGGGCAACCTCAGTGTCCACATGCAGTTCCCTCGGTGAGTGTGGTGGGGCtggcggtgggggcggggcgggccagCAGCTGAGAGTGAGCCCCGGGCTGTGCCCCCCCAGGGCTGACGGCTGTCACCGGCTGGACGCCGAGTACCTGAGGGCCGGCTCCGAGGGCCACTTCAGAGTCCCAGGTAGGTCCTGCCCCGCCTGCCCTCAGGGACCCCCGACAAAGCGTCTCCATGGCGTGACATGGACGGTCCTTCTACCTGGGGCCAGCCCCCGCCCCTCACcatctcctgccccacccctccttccctccaccttcTGCCCTTTCCTTGAGCCCCGAAGCGGAGGCCGGCGTGGGTGGGGGTCTGTGCGCGGGCCCCGGGCCCTGCCCCACGGCtggctgcccctccctctgcagcccTGGGCTACCTGGACGTGCGCGTCGCCGACACGGACTACAGCTCGTTTGCCGTGGTCTCCATCTACAAGGAACTGGAGGGGGCCCTCAGCACCATGGTGCTGCTCTACAGTGAGCACCCGGACGCCCGCCGCCCTCCTTGCCCGCTGGCTCCTGCCCACCTGGCCCTCTCCGCCCCACCTggggccgcccccccgccccgtctcCCCCCGGCCCGGCCCCTCAGGCCCGCCCCCCCTCCTCTATCACCCCAACGGGCAGCCAAGAAGGAGGGGGTGTGGCGGGACCCCGCAGCTCTTCGGAGAGGGGAGGAGTCGGCGCGAGGGGCCTCTGGGGGCCTTGCCGCCCTCTGGCCCCGCTGCCGGAGAGCCGAAGTGAGGCTGAGGCTCCGTTTTGCTGTAATTTCTGAGGGCAAAGTGGGCCAGGGGCTCCCCGAGGTGCAGAGGTTGGGGTGAGAGCTAGAGACTGCTTTTGGGGGCTTGAGGGGTTTGGGGCCCAGGGGGACATGGCCCTGGGGAAGACCCAAGCCCTGCCAGTCTCCCAGACACCCTGTGTGGATTAGGAAAGGACACCCCTCCGGGCGGCTTCAGTCCCCCTGATTCCCCAGCCAGGCAGGCACTTTTGAGCAGTGCACAACCTGCTCAGTCTTGGGTGATGGACCGGCTGTCAACTCTCAAGGAAGAGCCCTGAGGCCCGGagacctccaccccctccccttccctcacctctgtgagcctcagagacctctgcccccttccccttaCCTCTCTGTGAGCCCAGAGACCTCCACCCACCCCACAACCTCTGTGGGACACAGAGCTCACTGGGGCCCTGCTCTGCCTCAGGCCGGACCCAGGAAGCAAGTCCCCAAGCTGTGAAGACCTTCCGGGACTTCTACCCCACGGTGGGGCTCGCGGACGACATGATGGTCATGCTGCCCAAGTCAGGTGCGCAGGCCCCTTCCCGACCCCTGGGAGTGAGCCAGACCAGGTGGTGTCTCTCGTAAGGCGGCCCgcagcccctcctcctgccctcgTACACTGAGGAGGAGGCTATGGGCAGCCGGGAGGGAGAGGCTTTCAGGGGCTGGGGCTGTTTGGGGGCCCAGGAGGTCAGGCTGCAGGAAGCTGTGGGCGGTCCGGCcagctcagcctctctctcttccttcccgcAGACGCGTGCTCCTCTGGGGACAAGGAAGCTCCCTGACACCTGTGGAGACCCACCTCAGCCCTTCCCAGGTACATGTGAGGCAGGGTGGCCTCTCCGTCCTGTTCTCCAGGGCCTGCGTGGACAGCCCTGGGCCGCcgctctgtctgctgctctgcacGTGTGGAtcccactcccccagcccccacccagctgcccagCCGGCCGCTTCCATGCTGGGCCATGATTCAGGCCTCAGCTTACATgctacctcttccaggaagcctcctTGATTTCCTAGGGCTGCCTTAACAAATTACCACATATGACACAAGTTTGTTCTCGCCACcgttctggaggccagagcccAAAGTCAAAGACTGGGCccggctggttccttctggaggctcaggGCTGCACCTTGgcctctcccagctcctgctgGTGCCGGCGGGCCTCGGCCTCCCTTGGCTTGTAGCCCCCCTGCTGTCTCTGCCTCGATGGTCACACGGCTGTcctccctctgtgtgtctgtgttcaaaTGTCCCTCTTCTGTCGAGGACACCGGTCACGGGGGCCGGGCCCGCCCCAAGTCCACGGCAGCATCGTCTCCGTCCTTAACCGATCACGTCCGCAAAGACCCTGTCTCCAGGGAACGTCCCGCTCTGAGGCCCGGGGTGGACGTGAGTCCAGGAGATGCTGTCAGTCCAGTGTGCTGTGTGTCCCGCAGCCTCTGGCTACCTCCCTGGGGTACTAGGCCTTGGAATTGTCTAGGAACCTGGTCTCCCCCGGAGGGCCCCATGAGACGGGAACCGCCACCTTGCTGGCACTGCCGTTATAGGGTTATTGGGACATGGAAGTAGGTGGACTCTTGGGGACACCCTCCCCCCAAGTAGAGGCTAAGAAAATGTCCAGCCCCTTACCAAGTTCACAATGAATCATTTGGGAACCCACATAAGACAATAAATAACAGAAGTGTCAGAGGCAGCCCTGTGGTCCTTCCTGGCCTGTGTTTGTGTGGTGGGACTCCTTCCGCGTTCCGAAGGGAGCGTCCCGCCATCCCTCCCGGCATCCACCCCCCCGCATCCATCTCAGCATCTCCCCCAGGATCCATCCTGACATCCCTCCCGGCATCCCCCCATCTTCTCCCCCCGCATGCCCCTGCCATCCCCCCAACATCTCCCTCGGCATCTCCCCCTGCATCTCCTTCAGCATCCCACCCCTGCATCCTCCCGCCAcccccccagcacccccccacTATCGCCCCTGGCATTCTGCTCTCCCTGGCCCGGCTGCCTATTCACCCAGGGGGCGTTGGGCTGTTTCAACTTCTCGTGTGTCTAGAAGCTGCTGCCAACCCCTGGTCCCTCGGTGCCCCACAGGTGCTTGTcctggtgggaggagagggggagggacatgCCAGGTCAGCCTCTGGGAGGTTCTACCTTTGGAGAGTAGGAGCCCGGGGGTCCTGCTGTGGGCCTCGCCCCAACTTCCAGGGTAAGGCGTCCCACGTGGACCCCCCTCTCAGGGGCTGAGTCTGGGGGTTTAGTTGTGGTTCAGTGGCCCTTGTGGGGCTTTCTTGCCATGCCGGCCAGGGAGCAAGCAAGGGGCTGGAAAGTGTGTTGGGGTCCCCAGGACCGTGGGAAGCCACGGTGTGCTGCTGGCCTCTGGGGCCACTGTGGTGGGCTTCTGCAGTTGTGGAAGTTTCGACGGTGGAGTTAGCTCTGGCCTTGCAGGCAACGCGTGCCGTGGATGGGGGCAGCGAGAGGCTCTGAGGAGTGTTTGTTGAATGGGTGTCTGGAGTGACCGGGCCTTTCCTGTCTGTGCAGGGTGAGCTGGAGCAGCAGACCTTGTCGTCTGAGTTATCCAGACCCACCGTCCTCCTGGgtcaccccctcctccccaaccctggGCCTCCCTCTTGCCCTCAATAAACCGATTCCGCAGTCCAGAGGCTCCTCTCCTCTTTGCAGGGGCCCTTGGGGAGGGCGCGGTGAGCCCTGTCTTGATCCAGGActcctggggaaactgaggcagggaagtGGGCATGCGGGAGACGCTGACCACTGGGCACCTCCTGGCTCGAGGGGACAGGAAGCTCCAGCCCAGCCTGGCACCCGCGAGGGGCTGTCCCCATAGGCGGTGTCTGACGCCACTGTCCTGGTCCTCATGGGCTCACGGCACCTTCAGGGAGCCAGGGTGCCCTATGAAGATCGCCTCGCCGTGGGGGCTCCGCGGGGCACATGCAGCCCCCTGGCCGCAGGAGCTGGGGCACAGCAGCATAGGGGCCTCGAAGCAGGGCTCACAGGGGTGTTCCCTCCTGCTGCTGGGCTGACCTTGACCTTGGCTCTGTCATATGCTCCACGGTGGACCCCTGGACACACACAGTGAGCTCGCTGCATTCCTtactcaggaaactgaggcatagagaagttGTTGACTTGTCCAGCCTGGGGCCAGGCTGAGGCTGAGGCTCAGCGGTCAGGCTCCAGGGCCTGGGCTGCATGCGGACACTCCGTGAGATGCTGGGGGAGAGAGCCCTCCCTGGGGACCCGCCGTTCTCCTGAAAGGGGCTCAGCACATCCAGGTTCCGTCCAGTGCACACACTTTAAAGGGCCAGGTGAGGCGACAGGAAGGTAGTGGGGGTCCTGCCTCATTGATCACAGGTGCCCTGCAGCCTTCCCAGGTCTGGAGCCGGAGGCAGTCGGCCAGATCAGATGAAGGGCATCTGTGCTCATCCTGCTCCTGGTCACCCAGAGACAGCGTCCCCCACACTTCCTGTCCTCCCTCTGTTGCCTGGCCAAgcactgggggcggggggacccTTTCTCATCAACCCGGGCTGGGCCAGCTTGCGGCTCGGATCAGCTAGTCCCAGATCAGCCtcattgcggggggggggggccctgcTGGTCCTGTGGTGTGGTGGGTCCCTCGGTCTCCGGCGGGCTGGCCAGCTCTGGGCTTCCCTGTCCTGCCTGGACGTTCCCACACCTGGCGGACCCTAAGCTGACAGCCTCAGTGGAAGGACAGTGCAGCATCCAGGGTCCAAGGCGGCCTGTCTCCCTTCGGAACAGGAGCTGCCCTGTACTGGACCAAGCCTGCAGCCCTTCCAGGGTGTACTTTTCTGGCCCCGAAGCTGGGAGGCTTGCCTCTTACTGGTCTAGAACCACAAATGCTGGTCCTGGCAGGAGTTGCTCTGGGCACCCTCGGACCCCTCCTGGTCACGTGGCACCCGTCCCCCTGCTTTGTGGCCATTACGGCTGGGAAACCAAGGCACACGGcttgccctgagccacacagctggTCGGGCCAGGGCCCCTGTCCCTGAGGCTCCTCTTGCCAGGCACTTAATCTGGGAAAAAATCTACTGTTGAGGGGGGCCCGGCCGTACTGTTGTGGGGGGGCCCAGCTGGGGAAGAGCCGGCTCTGGCCTCCCACTGCCCTGGCTCATGTCCTGGCTCTGCTCCTCAGGTCAGGGGCCAGCAAGACGGGGCCGTCTCAGGCCAGCCTTCTGGGTGGTGGGTCGTGCCCGGCTGTGTGCGGGCCTGACTGATCCAGGCGAGGACAGGCATGGGGCCTGGCCTGGGGATGGGGCTGTGTCCTGTCACGGCAGACGGTGGACGAGGACGTGGGCCCCAGGAAGGCGGCTCCCCATGTGTGCCGAGATCCCTGAGACGTGGCCGTCCAcctccgccccccctcccccgggacCTCTGTGCCTCTCCCATGCTGCTCCCAAGCTTCCCCTCCCACGGGGACCTCCGCAGGGAGACGAGAACCTGCCTTCACTTCCCCACTCAGCTCAGTGAGCTGTACCAGGCCCTCGGAGCCTCTCCTGCCCCAAGGCTGATCAGGAAGAGCTTGAGAGCCGCCATATGCGGGGCGAGGAAGGTGCTCCGAGCCCGTGGGTCTGGATGCGTCTGTCGGCCCCTATGGGGTTGGAGCTGTGGTCCCAGCTGTCCCATGGTGGGGGCCTCATCCCCCTCTGCTCAGGCGGCCCCTCCTGCCATGCCCACATTTGTCCCAGGCCAGGAAGCTGGCATTCGTGTGGGCTGACCCCACCCCGGTGGCCGTGGGTGTCCCCGGGGCGACTTCCCGGAGGGGTCTCGGCCACCTGTGCTGATGACCGTCTCAGGCTCTTGCGCAATGCTCCCCCGCTAAAAACCCAGGTTCCGGGGAGCAGAGGCACCGCGAGCCACGATGGAGGCTGGGCTCCTCACTGTCGTCCTGCGCGTTGTCATGGTGCAGGCGCACACAGCCTCCCAGGACCTGCACCTGCAGAAGGTGGCCTTTCTGTCTTATGTGGGGGGTCGGGGCAGGGAGGAGCCTGAGtgtccagccccctgccccccagccgaCGCCAGAGCAGCCTCATCAGGGGCCCCAGGACCACTCCTCCCCAGGTCAGCCCGGACAGAGCAGGTGGCTGAGGGTCTGAGCCTAGCCTGGCCGGTCACCCGGTCCTTGAGAgggagtgtgagcaaacaccggGACCGACAGGGCCAGAGCCCTCCCCGAGCTGCTCCGTGGGCAGCCGGCTGGTCCGTCTGGGGCTCAGCGTGGACCCTTCCTGCTCCCGGATCGGTGGGGTCCGTCCCCTGGGAGCTCCAGAAGGCACAGGCCAGGTGCCTGGGAGCAGCCCTGCTGTACCAGGGCTCACGGGGCCGCACTGTGTGGCGACCCGAGGACACTTGCCCAGTGCAGGGAGCTCGCAGGGGCTTCGTCCGAGACCCTTCTTCACAGGTCTGTGCTGGCAGCAGAGCCAGGAGCGCTTCAGAAGAGCTCAGAGAGGACAGGCGCTGGGGACGTGTGTGCTTCCCTCTCACAAAGCGAGCAGTTTCCGGGTTCGGACAGAAGTTCTGGGCTGGGGTGCATTTCTGAAGGcaggagcccccccaccccagctcccagaGAAGCTGTACCTCCCGTGGGTGCCAAGGGCTGCTGGCTGctgcctcccctctctggagCTCCAACTGTCGCTGCTCCTGGCGTCCGGGCCCCACAGAATTCTGTCTGATGGGCAGAAGGGACTCCTCGAAAGGATGGTGACTGCTGTTTTGCCACAAAGACATGCTGACCTTTCGGGGACCACCGGCGCCCTGCTCTGGGGCCCCGGAGGGTCTGCCACTGAGGACAGGGCTCCGGCTTCTCTCTCCAGATTGCAGGATTCTGGCGGGAAGTTGGGGTGGCCTCCAGCCAAAACCTGGCACTGAAGACCCCAAAGAAGCTGGaagccttgttcctgaccttgagTGGACGTGAGCTGACTGTGAAGGTTGCATATAACAGGTGAGgggtcctggggcccctgggagcTCCAGTAGGAACAGGCAGGTGTGGCCGAGGGCCTGGCAGGGGCCGCTCCATCAGCTGCGGCTGTGGGGTCTGGACAGGGTCAGCCCCGCTGTGTCCAAACCCCCAGACCTTGATCCCCATCCCCAACACCAGAACCCCCAGGATCCTGGAGTTGTTACATGTAGACCTAGACCTTCAATTCTCCCGAAAAGAAGCGGAGTGTTTTGATAAGGCCCCATTAGGTTGTAAGACACAAAAGCAGCCTTGAGGCTCTTTAAGGCCCCCGCTCTTCACCTCCCCTAGCCTCGCCCTGGCCCGAGCTCTCCCGGGTACAGACACACCGCCGGGCCCCTCCGCCCCTGCACGCCTGGGATGTGCCCAGCAGAGAGAATGCAGGCTGGTATTTTCCTGATGAGCACCCTGCCGTCTTTCAGCTCAGGAAGTTGTGAGACAGAAAAAATAGTGGGCTCAGAAATAGACGTTTCAGGGACATTTGCTTTTCCTGGTAAGAACCCTTGTCCTGTCGCTACAGTTACAGACCCCTGGCCCTGCATACCAGCTACACTTGCCTTGCTATTTTTCCTGTGCTGTTCCCCATGCTGTTCCCTGCACTCCTCTTCAAGCCCCAGGTGCTCCCATTCTCTTACCACCAAGTGGGTCATCCTTCAAGGGCTGTTCTACCTGTCCCCCCAACGCCCTGCCCAGCATGACGGGAGGGTCCGGGCCCTGGGTGCGGAGAGGATGGAGTCAGACCCTGCACCCCGCCTCCGAGGTCTGCCAGGTTGCGAGGTAGCCGTCGGCATGCCTGCGGCCTCTCCCGGGCCTCTTGCTCCCAGGCCACAGGGAGATCCACGTGATAGACACGGACTATGAGCAGTACGCCATTTTGAGGCTGTCCCTCCGCTGGCAAGGCAAGGACTACCATGTGCTCAAGTATTTCAGTAAGTGCATGCCAGGGTCGGGGGCTGGGCCTGCAGCTGCCCCCCTGGGGacggcccagcccagcccagcccaccccGTGCCCCCCGCAGCTCGGAGCCTGGAGGATGAATACGGACCAGGCTTCCGGAGATTCCGGGACTTGACTGCAGATATG
It encodes:
- the LCN15 gene encoding lipocalin-15; translation: MALKRVLLGQVLLLLWVSVAGAEVLLQPDFDAKKFSGRWYVVSVVSDCKVFLGKKDHLLMSTRTIEAMAGGNLSVHMQFPRADGCHRLDAEYLRAGSEGHFRVPALGYLDVRVADTDYSSFAVVSIYKELEGALSTMVLLYSRTQEASPQAVKTFRDFYPTVGLADDMMVMLPKSDACSSGDKEAP
- the LCN8 gene encoding epididymal-specific lipocalin-8 codes for the protein MEAGLLTVVLRVVMVQAHTASQDLHLQKIAGFWREVGVASSQNLALKTPKKLEALFLTLSGRELTVKVAYNSSGSCETEKIVGSEIDVSGTFAFPGHREIHVIDTDYEQYAILRLSLRWQGKDYHVLKYFTRSLEDEYGPGFRRFRDLTADMGLYLVARHGRCAELLKEVSLAPGCAGPPPS